A single candidate division SR1 bacterium Aalborg_AAW-1 DNA region contains:
- the rnc gene encoding Ribonuclease 3, which produces MLNNQINNKLNELITFVKGLGFTNSDNLTEIQKEILLTAFVHKSYASDFVPALSHNERLEFLGDSILGAAIGSLLYNTYPERSEAQMTLYKIALVREETLAKVARDIHLGEHLFLSKGEEKQGGIEKESILSDGLEALIGAGYLIYGFEQTYNFIRQTIRKNLEEFIETDCKSYKSLIQERAQGNGLPLPSYHTREMNEKGEKLFESELIINNTLYGKGQGKNKKKSQEEAAKDAYLQREHIFGML; this is translated from the coding sequence ATGCTCAACAATCAAATCAATAATAAACTCAATGAACTTATTACATTTGTCAAATGACTATGATTTACTAACTCTGATAATTTAACAGAGATACAGAAAGAAATACTTTTAACAGCATTTGTTCATAAATCATATGCTTCAGATTTTGTTCCTGCATTGTCACACAACGAAAGACTAGAATTTTTATGAGATAGTATCTTATGAGCAGCAATAGGGTCTCTGTTATATAACACCTATCCAGAACGATCAGAAGCACAAATGACCCTCTATAAAATAGCACTCGTAAGAGAAGAAACACTTGCAAAAGTAGCACGTGACATACACCTTTGAGAACATCTTTTTCTCTCAAAAGGAGAAGAAAAACAATGATGAATAGAAAAAGAATCTATACTTTCTGATGGATTGGAAGCTCTTATTGGAGCATGATATTTAATTTACGGATTTGAACAAACCTATAACTTTATTCGTCAGACCATTCGAAAAAACTTAGAAGAATTCATAGAAACAGATTGTAAAAGTTATAAATCTCTTATCCAAGAACGAGCACAAGGGAATGGTCTTCCTCTTCCAAGTTATCATACAAGAGAAATGAATGAAAAAGGAGAAAAATTATTTGAATCAGAGCTTATAATCAACAATACCCTCTATGGTAAAGGTCAAGGGAAAAACAAGAAAAAATCACAAGAAGAAGCAGCAAAAGACGCCTATCTCCAGAGAGAACACATATTTTGAATGCTATAA
- a CDS encoding preprotein translocase subunit SecF, whose amino-acid sequence MKKQQIGLFKIIKHSFFWIAVSVMMMIGSIVLFVVNARLSIEFTGGIDLTINELNNEENLVSALKDGLTAQGFNQPQINIEKEGTNTSLLVSLPFENDEQVKEVSSGVNQILLNQGFISSPDAIVGLSLNGPSVSSYMKSGAINAIIVGLILISIYIMFSFASVRKHISPLVLGGVTILTMLFDTSIALGAYGLWMAFNSTVTVDTIFIISILTIMGYSINDTIIILDRIRENIARQSDSLDKGTVLYGQLVEDSIWQTMRRSLGTGVTTLLVTLTMFIFGTDMLQKFAFTIAIGIIAGTYSSLFFASPMTYIFLNKWKKELKKL is encoded by the coding sequence ATGAAGAAACAACAAATCTGACTTTTCAAAATTATTAAACATTCATTTTTCTGGATAGCGGTATCTGTTATGATGATGATCGGAAGTATTGTGTTGTTTGTTGTAAACGCAAGACTCTCTATTGAATTTACTGGAGGTATTGATCTTACTATCAACGAACTCAACAATGAAGAAAACCTTGTATCTGCACTGAAAGATGGTCTCACGGCACAAGGATTTAATCAGCCACAAATCAATATTGAGAAAGAAGGAACAAATACGAGTCTTCTTGTTTCTCTTCCTTTTGAAAACGACGAACAAGTCAAAGAAGTAAGTAGTGGTGTAAATCAAATTCTTCTCAATCAATGATTTATCTCAAGTCCTGATGCTATTGTCGGTTTATCTCTCAACGGACCTAGTGTATCATCATACATGAAATCAGGAGCCATTAACGCTATCATAGTCGGACTCATTCTCATTTCAATCTACATTATGTTCTCTTTTGCTAGTGTAAGAAAACATATATCCCCTCTTGTGTTAGGATGAGTTACTATCCTAACAATGTTGTTTGATACCAGTATTGCATTATGAGCGTATGGATTATGGATGGCATTTAACAGTACCGTTACCGTAGACACGATCTTCATTATCTCTATCCTTACCATTATGGGTTATAGTATAAATGATACTATTATTATTCTTGATAGAATTAGAGAAAATATTGCAAGACAAAGTGATTCTCTTGACAAAGGAACAGTGTTATATGGACAACTCGTTGAAGATAGTATTTGGCAAACTATGAGAAGGTCATTAGGAACTGGTGTAACGACATTACTTGTAACTCTGACTATGTTTATCTTTGGTACTGATATGTTGCAAAAATTTGCATTTACTATCGCTATAGGAATCATAGCTGGAACATATTCATCTCTCTTCTTCGCTTCTCCTATGACGTATATCTTCCTTAATAAATGGAAGAAAGAATTAAAAAAACTATAG
- a CDS encoding Vitamin K epoxide reductase family protein, translating into MHKKIIIIITLCVVAIFNAAYLTHLAYSELAGPSFCDINSTLSCNSVLAHPAAQIFGVPFPVIALLVYPLLLIISILGYTKTITSHRTRLRRLSLGGILFNSYVISQEAFVIKAFCPLCLICTAIIITIHILTYNNKASINQNQEIIEA; encoded by the coding sequence ATGCATAAGAAAATCATTATTATAATTACACTTTGTGTTGTAGCAATCTTCAATGCTGCTTATTTAACACATCTAGCATATTCAGAATTAGCTGGACCATCATTTTGTGATATTAATAGTACATTATCATGTAATAGTGTCCTTGCTCATCCAGCCGCACAAATCTTTGGAGTACCATTTCCTGTCATTGCATTACTTGTTTATCCTCTATTACTTATCATCAGTATTTTATGATACACAAAGACAATCACAAGTCATCGAACACGACTTCGTCGATTATCACTATGAGGAATACTTTTCAATTCGTATGTAATTAGCCAAGAAGCATTTGTAATCAAAGCATTTTGTCCATTATGCCTTATCTGTACTGCTATTATCATCACTATTCATATACTTACTTATAATAACAAAGCTAGTATTAATCAAAATCAAGAAATTATTGAAGCATAA
- the smpB gene encoding SsrA-binding protein, which yields MRIIAKNKRAYFDYDIDQTREAGLILQGHEVKACKLDHCTITEAIIKIDEKNKILNIINMDIPLYSKTQHNLAPGYIPKRPRGLLLNQKELTRIYASLKQGGGYTIIPLELFETKNRRLKLKIGLAKLRRKVEKKQILKEKDTDRQMRREIREY from the coding sequence ATGAGAATTATAGCAAAAAATAAAAGAGCATATTTTGATTACGATATCGATCAGACACGAGAAGCTGGTCTTATTTTGCAATGACACGAAGTCAAAGCCTGTAAACTCGATCACTGTACGATAACTGAAGCTATTATTAAAATTGATGAAAAAAATAAAATATTGAATATCATCAATATGGATATTCCACTATACAGTAAAACACAACACAACCTCGCTCCCTGATATATACCCAAAAGACCAAGATGATTGCTCCTCAATCAAAAAGAACTCACTCGTATTTATGCATCATTGAAACAAGGATGAGGATATACAATCATACCGCTTGAACTCTTTGAGACAAAAAATCGTAGACTCAAACTCAAGATAGGTCTAGCGAAACTTCGTCGTAAAGTAGAGAAAAAACAGATCTTAAAAGAAAAAGACACCGATAGACAGATGAGAAGAGAGATTAGGGAATACTAA